In Kordia antarctica, the following proteins share a genomic window:
- a CDS encoding RecQ family ATP-dependent DNA helicase yields the protein MEKKILYIDIETTLQGKIKDVGALFGTQKLHTSSVAELKPFIIAAEYICGHNILAHDIPLLEKVLGNEIFQHKKIVDTLLWSPILFNENPYHKLVKGYKIVNDSDYNNPLSDCILTEELLNEEQNKFNELPYDLKQLYGILLSNSASYKGFLQSVNFQTETTLSNTTLKALFKDTICVSSDITQIARNNPKELAYVLALISAKENAILPNWVRKTFPKTQAILDEIRFKYCGDSNCTYCNAKLNPRKALYAYFGYDNFRSFDAEEIVSLQQQTVTAGLGAASFVAVFPTGGGKSLTFQLPALMKGALSRQLTVVISPLVSLMKDQVDNLEKKFGITKAIAINGLLSPLERQDAIERVENGNAQILYISPESLRSPTILRILQQRSIARFVIDEAHCFSSWGQDFRVDYLYIAEFIKNLQLAETSGKIPVSCFTATAKPQVIEDIKAYFQSKLNIQLTEYVTRANRVNLKYEVIDIKDPNHKMSKLLSLLEDCEKPAIIYASRTKRVEEIHEAIQKRGFEVTYFHGKLNKDVKKLHMDAFMNNDKNIIVATSAFGMGVDKEDVKSVIHYNISDSLENYTQEAGRAGRDEKIEAKCYVLFNEDDLNKHFSLLQQTKINQKEIQQVWQALKYISKYRTNKNISKSALQIAQKAGWDTEIKDLEGKVKTSIAALEDQGFLKRKQNSSSVYANSLLVSNLDKALVRLKKSPLVSENQFEHCAKVLQRIIKDDECRIDYLSERTGLKLQEINDVIEILRNLKILGDARDLTAFISLVQSSNGSKNILQRYLVIEKALQQFIKKDITISLRELNQCLMDSDVEKTSISDIKNILNYWEIRNFIQKRRVNRDTETYKIEVKDHEAITEDIEWRHELAVDVIKILKKLYKKQLDKQTNKEKRDLPVGFSMLELKEKNETSDLLGATKNYDMKQYERALLYLNQIKSIQLEGGFMVFYNRLNIEDIDDSIPRFTKDNYSKMETHYMHKTQQIHIVGEYAKLRLQNYKDALSFVDKYFKLPYERFLATYFPRRKNEISRPVSPKRLKEILGELDVDQTKIVNDGSSKNILVLAGPGSGKTKVLVHKIASLLLLEDIKPEQFLMLTFSKAASLEFKDRAIKLVPEYARFIKITTFHGFCFQLLGQLGDLEKSQNVIKDCIKAIKEEEIDITSIENKSVLLLDEFQDVSADEWELIQLIIKKAGNIRVIAVGDDDQNIYGFRGSSNNHMMNFLNTYNATPYTLIKNYRSSSHIVQFNNEILEKIPIRLKTKTLQPVKEAIVSNIKLIRYTSKYLEQSLVNRLITDNYPGTRAVLVRTNKQALLVQTFLKSAGQKTKLITGLDGFRLADLYEIRTFTEYLKKDKNEAGFILDTFWNEAKKSFEANHATSIHLQTCMAIFYRFEQSYPKSKLLVDWYDYIREIKMQDAVNIDNKAIVIATMHKAKGKEFDHVYVLLEDYKFDSAEAKRVLYVGCSRAKLSLQLHCNGNFFDEFRNNALEKIHFEGTTQQPSSFEMVLGHKDIYLKSQKGYGAPYRISRLTSGEQLKRDIVKFPTNEALGLAKLNIGNISLFSKGFMEKTHVTFEKDGYQMVSGSVEYLVFWYDKEEEKEYKIVLPRLLFVKNEG from the coding sequence ATGGAAAAAAAGATTCTGTACATAGATATTGAAACTACGCTACAAGGCAAAATCAAAGATGTTGGTGCGTTGTTTGGCACGCAAAAATTGCACACAAGTTCCGTTGCGGAATTAAAACCTTTTATTATTGCCGCAGAATATATTTGCGGACATAATATTTTAGCGCATGACATTCCGTTGTTGGAAAAAGTGTTAGGAAACGAAATTTTTCAGCACAAAAAAATAGTAGATACATTACTTTGGTCGCCAATCTTATTTAATGAAAATCCGTATCACAAACTTGTAAAAGGCTATAAAATTGTAAATGATAGCGATTATAACAATCCACTTTCCGATTGTATCCTTACGGAAGAATTACTAAATGAAGAACAAAATAAATTCAATGAACTTCCGTATGACTTAAAACAACTGTACGGAATATTACTTTCCAATTCAGCTTCGTACAAAGGATTCTTGCAATCGGTCAACTTTCAAACCGAAACAACACTTTCAAACACTACACTAAAAGCACTTTTTAAAGATACAATATGTGTTAGTTCAGACATCACTCAAATTGCCAGAAACAATCCAAAAGAACTCGCGTATGTACTTGCATTAATTAGTGCCAAAGAAAATGCTATTTTACCGAATTGGGTTCGGAAAACATTTCCTAAAACACAAGCTATTTTAGATGAAATTCGATTTAAATATTGTGGAGATTCAAACTGTACCTATTGTAACGCTAAGTTAAATCCGCGGAAAGCGTTATATGCCTATTTTGGCTATGATAATTTTAGAAGTTTTGATGCTGAGGAAATCGTGAGTCTACAACAACAAACCGTAACTGCCGGACTTGGCGCAGCATCTTTCGTAGCCGTTTTTCCTACTGGTGGCGGAAAATCATTAACGTTTCAATTGCCTGCTTTGATGAAAGGCGCGTTGTCTCGACAATTAACCGTTGTCATTTCTCCGTTGGTTTCCTTAATGAAAGACCAGGTTGATAATTTGGAAAAAAAGTTTGGGATAACAAAAGCAATTGCGATTAACGGATTATTATCGCCTTTGGAGCGTCAAGATGCGATTGAGCGTGTAGAAAATGGAAATGCCCAAATACTATATATTTCTCCTGAATCGTTGCGTTCGCCAACCATTTTACGAATATTGCAACAGCGTTCTATTGCCCGATTTGTGATTGATGAAGCACATTGTTTTTCTTCTTGGGGACAAGATTTTAGAGTCGATTATTTATACATCGCTGAGTTCATAAAAAACTTGCAATTAGCAGAAACTTCTGGAAAAATTCCTGTTTCTTGTTTTACAGCAACGGCAAAACCGCAAGTAATTGAAGATATAAAAGCCTATTTTCAATCAAAATTAAACATTCAACTTACAGAATATGTAACAAGAGCAAATCGTGTCAATCTAAAATATGAAGTCATTGACATAAAAGATCCGAATCATAAAATGAGCAAGTTACTTTCATTGTTGGAAGATTGCGAAAAACCTGCCATTATTTATGCTTCAAGAACTAAAAGAGTGGAAGAAATTCATGAAGCAATTCAAAAGCGAGGATTTGAGGTTACATATTTCCACGGAAAGCTAAACAAAGATGTCAAAAAGCTTCACATGGACGCTTTTATGAATAATGACAAAAATATCATTGTAGCCACTTCTGCCTTCGGAATGGGCGTTGATAAAGAAGATGTAAAATCTGTGATTCATTATAATATTTCAGATTCTTTAGAGAATTACACACAAGAAGCTGGTCGTGCAGGAAGAGACGAAAAAATAGAAGCAAAGTGTTATGTGTTGTTTAATGAAGATGATTTAAACAAGCATTTTAGTCTCTTACAACAAACAAAAATCAATCAAAAAGAAATTCAACAAGTTTGGCAAGCTTTAAAATATATATCAAAATATAGAACGAATAAAAATATTAGTAAATCTGCTTTACAAATTGCGCAAAAAGCAGGTTGGGACACGGAAATTAAAGATTTAGAAGGCAAAGTAAAAACATCGATTGCTGCGTTGGAAGACCAAGGGTTTTTAAAACGAAAACAGAATTCTTCGAGTGTTTATGCGAATAGTTTATTGGTTTCAAATTTAGATAAAGCACTTGTTAGATTGAAAAAAAGTCCTTTAGTATCTGAAAATCAGTTTGAACATTGCGCTAAAGTTTTACAACGAATTATAAAAGATGATGAATGTAGAATTGATTATTTATCGGAGCGAACAGGTTTAAAGCTTCAAGAAATTAACGATGTCATTGAAATTCTTAGAAATTTAAAAATTTTAGGCGACGCACGAGATTTAACGGCTTTCATTAGTTTGGTTCAATCGTCAAATGGTTCAAAAAACATTCTGCAACGCTATTTAGTTATTGAAAAAGCATTGCAACAATTCATCAAAAAAGATATAACTATTTCTTTGCGTGAATTGAATCAGTGTTTGATGGATTCCGATGTTGAAAAAACGTCGATTAGCGATATAAAAAATATTCTTAATTATTGGGAAATTCGAAATTTTATTCAAAAAAGGCGTGTCAATAGAGATACAGAAACGTATAAAATTGAAGTCAAAGATCACGAAGCTATTACAGAAGATATTGAGTGGCGACATGAATTGGCTGTTGATGTTATTAAGATTTTAAAGAAACTCTACAAAAAGCAACTAGATAAGCAGACTAATAAGGAAAAGAGAGATTTACCTGTTGGTTTTTCCATGTTGGAATTGAAAGAGAAAAACGAAACTTCGGATCTTCTTGGAGCAACTAAGAATTATGATATGAAGCAATATGAACGCGCATTGCTGTATCTCAATCAAATAAAATCCATACAGTTAGAAGGCGGTTTTATGGTTTTTTACAACCGATTGAATATTGAAGATATCGATGATTCCATTCCACGATTTACAAAAGATAATTACAGTAAAATGGAAACGCATTATATGCATAAAACGCAGCAAATACACATTGTTGGTGAATATGCTAAACTCAGACTTCAAAATTATAAAGATGCGTTATCGTTTGTTGACAAGTATTTTAAACTGCCTTATGAACGATTTTTGGCAACGTATTTTCCGCGTAGAAAAAACGAAATTAGTAGACCTGTAAGTCCGAAGCGTTTAAAAGAAATTTTGGGCGAATTAGATGTCGATCAAACAAAAATTGTAAATGACGGAAGTTCAAAAAACATTCTTGTTCTAGCTGGTCCAGGAAGTGGAAAAACGAAAGTCTTAGTACATAAAATTGCCAGTTTATTATTGTTAGAAGACATAAAACCTGAACAATTTTTGATGCTGACATTCTCCAAAGCTGCTTCTTTAGAATTTAAAGATAGAGCCATTAAATTAGTCCCAGAATATGCTCGATTTATAAAAATAACCACATTTCACGGGTTTTGTTTTCAATTATTAGGACAATTGGGCGATTTAGAAAAGTCTCAAAACGTCATTAAAGATTGTATCAAAGCAATAAAAGAGGAAGAAATTGATATCACTTCCATAGAAAATAAAAGTGTCTTGTTATTAGATGAATTTCAAGATGTAAGTGCTGACGAATGGGAATTGATACAATTAATAATCAAAAAAGCTGGAAACATTAGAGTGATTGCTGTGGGGGATGACGACCAGAATATTTATGGTTTTAGAGGTTCATCAAACAATCACATGATGAATTTTTTAAATACATACAATGCTACACCGTATACTTTGATTAAAAATTACAGAAGTAGTTCGCACATTGTACAGTTTAATAATGAAATATTAGAAAAAATACCCATTCGGTTAAAAACAAAAACATTACAACCTGTTAAAGAAGCTATTGTTTCTAACATAAAATTGATTCGATATACTTCTAAATACTTGGAACAATCACTTGTAAATAGGTTGATAACTGACAATTATCCAGGAACAAGAGCAGTTTTAGTCAGAACAAACAAACAAGCTTTATTGGTACAAACATTCCTGAAAAGTGCTGGACAGAAAACAAAATTAATTACAGGATTGGATGGTTTCAGACTTGCAGATTTGTATGAAATACGGACGTTTACTGAGTATTTAAAAAAAGACAAAAACGAAGCTGGATTTATTTTGGATACTTTTTGGAATGAAGCGAAAAAGAGTTTTGAAGCAAACCACGCAACGAGTATTCATTTACAAACGTGTATGGCTATTTTTTATCGGTTTGAACAGAGTTATCCAAAAAGTAAATTATTGGTAGATTGGTACGATTATATACGTGAAATTAAAATGCAAGATGCTGTAAATATAGATAACAAGGCAATTGTTATTGCAACGATGCACAAAGCAAAAGGAAAAGAATTTGATCATGTATATGTATTATTGGAAGATTATAAATTTGACTCAGCAGAAGCAAAACGAGTATTATATGTTGGTTGTTCACGCGCAAAACTAAGTCTACAATTACATTGTAATGGCAACTTTTTTGATGAATTTAGAAATAACGCATTAGAAAAAATACACTTTGAAGGAACTACGCAACAACCTTCGTCTTTTGAAATGGTTTTAGGACACAAAGATATTTACTTAAAATCTCAAAAAGGATATGGCGCGCCTTATAGAATTTCAAGATTAACGTCCGGAGAGCAATTAAAAAGAGATATCGTAAAGTTTCCAACAAACGAAGCTTTAGGATTGGCAAAGTTGAATATTGGAAATATATCACTTTTTTCAAAAGGTTTTATGGAAAAGACACACGTTACTTTTGAAAAAGATGGGTATCAAATGGTAAGTGGTTCTGTTGAATATCTTGTCTTTTGGTATGATAAAGAAGAAGAAAAAGAATATAAAATTGTGTTGCCGAGATTGCTGTTTGTTAAAAACGAAGGTTGA
- a CDS encoding LapA family protein, translating into MKLKTIFALVFIAIVVIFSLQNSEVTDVNFLFWKVSVSRVLIILGSFGIGVLVGILVSMKRKLFPSE; encoded by the coding sequence ATGAAACTCAAAACTATATTTGCACTTGTATTTATTGCCATTGTGGTAATTTTTTCTTTACAAAACTCAGAAGTAACAGACGTAAACTTCCTATTTTGGAAAGTATCCGTTTCCAGAGTATTAATCATTTTAGGGAGTTTTGGTATTGGTGTCTTAGTAGGAATTTTGGTTTCTATGAAACGAAAACTATTTCCATCTGAGTAA
- a CDS encoding cation:proton antiporter domain-containing protein has translation MEIFSSYNVIIAVSAIIILSFLFNGISKRTNIPAVLMLIVLGVVVQYLIKYTAGSLPDFFSILEVLGIVGLIMIVLEAALELKLRKEDLFPILKSLLIALVSLLLSAWAAAYILHEFIADMSWQSAWIYATPLSILSSAIIIPSVTGLRKEKKEFHIYESTFSDILGIMMFYFLTGQLDPSEGSGAVGFIGNIILTIVISLVASYAIILIFQRIKSQVKLFLLIAVLLLLYAVGKKMHLSSLIIILIFGLVIANMKLFFQGKLSKYLHFEKAHHIYHELHTITAETAFVVRTFFFVIFGITIVISSIFDLQVAMVSLLIIASIYIIRFILLRIFVGKDILPQLFIAPRGLITVLLFYGIPEEAKVAAFEPGILLFIIIGTSLIMTGGMIYEKKRGNQAINVANKNKVGEVKWRAPKID, from the coding sequence ATGGAAATATTTTCATCATACAATGTTATTATTGCAGTTTCTGCAATCATTATTCTTTCATTTTTGTTCAATGGAATTTCAAAAAGAACCAATATTCCGGCAGTATTAATGCTAATAGTTCTTGGAGTTGTTGTGCAATATTTAATAAAATATACGGCGGGTTCATTGCCAGATTTCTTTTCAATTCTGGAAGTATTAGGAATTGTAGGACTAATTATGATTGTACTAGAAGCCGCATTAGAACTAAAACTCCGGAAAGAAGACTTGTTTCCAATTCTCAAATCGCTATTAATAGCTTTGGTAAGTTTACTACTTTCAGCGTGGGCAGCCGCGTATATACTTCACGAATTTATAGCTGATATGTCATGGCAATCGGCTTGGATCTATGCAACGCCACTTTCCATACTATCAAGCGCAATTATTATTCCGAGTGTAACTGGTTTGCGCAAAGAAAAAAAAGAATTTCATATCTACGAAAGTACATTTTCAGACATACTTGGTATTATGATGTTTTACTTTCTAACGGGACAATTAGATCCTTCAGAAGGTTCTGGAGCTGTCGGATTCATTGGAAACATCATTTTAACAATTGTCATTTCATTAGTAGCGAGTTATGCGATTATCTTAATTTTCCAACGAATAAAAAGTCAAGTAAAACTATTTCTTCTAATCGCTGTATTACTACTATTATACGCAGTTGGTAAAAAAATGCACTTATCATCATTAATCATTATTTTGATTTTCGGATTGGTCATTGCAAACATGAAACTATTCTTTCAAGGGAAACTTAGCAAATATTTACACTTCGAAAAAGCACATCATATCTATCATGAATTGCATACAATTACGGCAGAAACTGCTTTTGTAGTGCGTACATTTTTCTTTGTAATATTTGGTATCACGATTGTCATAAGTTCTATTTTCGATTTACAAGTAGCGATGGTAAGTTTACTAATCATTGCTTCTATCTATATTATTCGTTTCATTCTATTGCGAATTTTTGTTGGAAAAGACATTTTACCACAACTATTCATTGCTCCAAGAGGATTAATCACGGTATTATTATTTTACGGAATACCTGAAGAAGCAAAAGTAGCCGCTTTTGAGCCTGGAATCTTATTATTCATCATTATTGGTACGAGTTTAATTATGACTGGCGGAATGATTTATGAGAAAAAAAGAGGAAATCAAGCCATTAATGTTGCCAACAAAAACAAAGTTGGAGAAGTAAAATGGAGAGCTCCTAAAATAGACTAA